One Manduca sexta isolate Smith_Timp_Sample1 chromosome 28, JHU_Msex_v1.0, whole genome shotgun sequence DNA window includes the following coding sequences:
- the LOC115453545 gene encoding uncharacterized protein LOC115453545 isoform X2 has protein sequence MSALSTPGGGGTTAQSKPTSVKQKYQKLDINSLYCANRNENSEPSSTKSQLSRKHGMQSLGKVPSARRPPANLPSLKTETGQDPNANSISAATTSVVTPPTCTSQTTATTSNSSVGAGSGPSGWGAIPPLSSPHFRTEFPSLEAAAQPSHRSSDHSVPQPQLRPQTEGSWTCGGTAGVRQEPVASPTTIPATTPASQQTPAFRAILPPFLVKGSSSGGLGLGTLGNLRETRSGGSGAAGGAPPRPAHRPPATPRAVEVLTARPILREEEISSLDNISRDVGWAQNDDIDYNQKLDFSDGESPAPTKGTTKNGSGRPVVENERPDPKIHEPGDEEQLWAERRQKQNNEVAQAVARARQRKEEEQRRQMREPSGSTQSPKDYRDRADRDRNDNREREHDGREKDRIDNRDRDRCERGDRAENREKDRNDVRERDSREKERPMDNRERDRERMDNRERFDNRDRDRDPHERDRERDRMENREKGRNENRDRPEGDKERIDIRDRDRNDNRDRLDRDRFDRDRERDRADRERERDRDRDRDRDRDRDRLDRERNDRDRDRDRDFRERDRDYGRDRDRDRERERERDRDRDQNNPSFSKTFQANIPPRFLKQQQNRQQDDQHKGWAFSGKSVPRRQEPPPYNAPRHAPHNGRRSYSRDYSDREDDFRRDKDGPGPQWRSEMQDYERSGRELDRSNSKDSYKDYNDYKDRKNESDKKSNESTIEPSSRSAAEKLSEVFERKSIGVAESLVSSDSSTAAPAPVRRCTPPSNASQRESSEREFAKASWAEVTQEEPTNYSATKMNADKAASIKDNEIQAKEIIDKECEETVVNSQHQISLPPQAQCTTTATNVISAPCIPQNLTQKCDNYSPSIQNINLNQQSSQNISIVNNQTQILTPLSQSQTASSENLSLPKSSPILLSKPSNHTDNFVPLSHAQKPSSDQLIQQNVAKPVFPSQKSEKDLSESESVASKSSTDPANVIKINETQSVESLHGSMDSQKRIVDDKKNERFSNEQLNKISGKESVERKSSGSGSEKRSRPYGGSGYAVYNRGWGQRESRGRRSHRSSRSNNRASESDGSTDGAPNNERRERRRAPRSPRGPKKSDKPEDNRPPSQDIPVVTDGLENREPFAPRGQPSRRGRGGFQGASRPPAPAKRVAGYGPPNTKSPFSQANRAVKENEEVKDNVQLDDKGKGNNKSSRPGSSSGRGRDRRPKGAGPLSGEDENWETTSEHSEGGGTSGRRRSVPGRPPGQSQKGQGGRNQNPGNRQNNSRNAQGPKKDALGDKSADITEAMSDLKVTTAKKDDDIVDDGFQEVRNKKNSKEVRAPTKEENPHVVKQPRSHSNQGGGRNGSSSRNSNDKPNSRGSAPISAKSNPQYDRPRQANLAPRFVKQRQKQQMCLVGGFRPDTGAAPPPPPVNAWDKPISQSLRGNVDENQEIVESKSTQSSQRSTPAEVPTETKTATATCPLIADKSGVLDGTTIPKETIIFENTNYKTAPPDEALQQKYQLNPNIPKSQAEEMSAELETRPLTFNGDVRSRPRSIQELMADSSRPASEGDTTLGLQMSFDTSQKAEDSSDMKLDFTFETDLAQLTDDKSAKALGLPRGVHMSTSNTISPLAADLNLKIASVKKVWEMPAVAEGSEELQFAGFEETNTESAPPNVCKVKPTQQLQSPPPQHYNHVGYQAGYGGLSVPSPPAVLFNSSQQLLSSSQQLPQQGGLYGAFLDQSRGQFGGFPGTPYGAGSAAPYNYQPPPDMFQSLPSQYRMAAAGGGAAFGQSGQLGNSPSTVLISSTSNSLMSATVKPSTQQIGAIGSKGGGVGGVGGVGGVSTYQQPYLGYSAPVGEAPYSLQGLLPRPAPPASSYYSHYQPPAAPAPTYPLQFTQPAQSGAFGSQFLSSQLQVAVQQMQQQQYRAPLQQQYPPPQPQPRPPPQQQLKSPLHEHANGFAPLCEAASPTPKGGNKPQKPPHSPPQHKYHAPPPHPPPAHTPHQHHQQQMVSGGNNGRCGGGNAMGRGGMAAPRYPAPIQRPHAPALPLYRAPAPLRTHHTQQRPNLYYHHHQRSQYLPPSPSYGIVVSPLTGGSLCADGGGGGERAPEGGEAAGGGEEGVETAPPPDAPPAPAAEVKAD, from the exons ATGTCTGCACTCTCGACGCCGGGCGGCGGAGGCACTACGGCGCAGAGCAAGCCGACGTCCGTCAAGCAAAAATATCAGAAATTGGACATCAATAGCTTGTACTGCGCCAATAGA AACGAAAATTCAGAACCGTCCTCTACTAAATCCCAACTTAGCCGCAAACATGGAATGCAAAGTCTTGGAAAGGTACCATCAGCAAGGCGTCCACCAGCCAATTTGCCCTCTTTGAAAACTGAAACAGGTCAAGACCCAAACGCAAA CTCTATCTCTGCTGCTACTACATCTGTGGTTACTCCACCAACATGCACTTCCCAAACAACA GCAACAACATCGAACAGCAGTGTGGGTGCCGGCTCTGGTCCCAGCGGATGGGGGGCCATTCCTCCACTGTCATCCCCCCACTTTCGCACAGAGTTCCCTTCTTTAGAGGCAGCTGCTCAGCCCTCACATCGGTCATCAGACCATTCTGTGCCACAGCCACAACTCAGACCACAAA CGGAAGGCAGCTGGACGTGCGGTGGCACGGCCGGAGTCCGCCAGGAGCCTGTAGCGTCTCCCACAACCATTCCCGCAACGACACCCGCATCACAGCAAACTCCAGCATTCCGCGCCATCCTGCCACCCTTT TTGGTGAAAGGTAGCAGCAGTGGCGGGCTCGGGCTGGGTACGCTGGGCAACCTGCGCGAGACTCGCAGCGGCGGCAGTGGCGCGGCCGGCGGCGCGCCCCCGCGCCCGGCGCACCGCCCGCCCGCCACTCCTCGCGCCGTCGAAGTGCTCACCGCGCGGCCCATCCTGCGCGAAGAGGAAATTTCTTCGCTCGACAACATCTCTCGTGATGTCGGTTGGGCGCAAAATGACGATATCGACTATAA CCAAAAGCTGGATTTTTCCGACGGAGAATCGCCGGCACCGACAAAAGGAACCACGAAAAATGGTAGTGGTCGACCTGTTGTAGAAAATGAACGACCGGATCCTAAGATTCATGAACCGGGGGATGAGGAGCAACTTTGGGCCGAGAGacgacagaaacaaaacaatgaaGTTGCCCAAGCCGTTGCGCGTGCTAGACAGCGTAAAGAAGAGGAACAGCGCCGGCAAATGCGAGAACCTTCTGGATCTACTCAATCACCTAAAGACTACCGCGATCGTGCGGATCGGGATCGTAATGATAATAGAGAACGGGAACATGATGGCAGGGAAAAGGACCGAATTGATAACAGAGACAGAGACCGCTGCGAACGAGGAGATAGGGCGGAAAATAGGGAAAAGGATCGCAATGATGTACGAGAAAGAGATTCTAGAGAAAAGGAACGGCCAATGGACAATAGAGAACGCGATCGTGAACGCATGGACAATAGAGAAAGATTTGACAACAGAGACCGCGATCGCGACCCGCATGAACGTGATCGCGAACGTGATAGAATGGAAAATAGGGAAAAAGGTCGTAATGAAAACAGGGATCGCCCTGAAGGCGACAAAGAACGAATTGATATTCGTGACAGAGATCGCAATGATAATCGTGATCGGTTGGATCGCGACCGATTCGATAGAGACCGAGAACGAGATCGCGCTGACAGGGAACGGGAAAGAGATCGTGACCGTGATCGCGATCGTGATCGTGATCGAGATCGGTTAGACAGAGAAAGAAACGATCGAGATAGAGATCGTGATCGGGACTTTAGAGAACGAGATCGTGATTACGGTCGTGACCGTGACCGCGACCGCGAACGTGAACGCGAACGCGATCGTGATCGCGATCAAAACAATCCATCTTTTTCCAAAACATTTCAAGCCAATATTCCACCGCGATTTCTAAAACAACAACAGAACCGGCAACAAGATGACCAACATAAAGGTTGGGCATTTTCAGGAAAATCAGTTCCTAGAAGACAGGAGCCGCCACCGTATAACGCTCCCCGACATGCCCCACATAACGGTCGTCGTTCTTACTCCAG agATTATTCAGACCGTGAAGATGACTTCAGAAGAGATAAAGATGGACCTGGGCCGCAGTGGCGGTCTGAAATGCAAGATTATGAAAGATCTGGACGAGAATTAGACAGATCAAATTCTAAGGATTCGTATAAggattataatgattataaagaTAGAAAAAATGAATCTGATAAAAAATCGAATGAGAGTACTATTGAACCAAGTAGCAGATCTGCAGCTGAAAAATTAAGTGAAGTATTTGAAAGGAAAAGTATAGGTGTCGCAGAATCTTTAGTATCGTCTGATTCATCAACTGCAGCACCAGCACCTGTAAGGCGATGTACGCCTCCTTCCAATGCATCTCAAAGAGAGTCCTCGGAACGCGAGTTTGCTAAGGCTTCTTGGGCCGAAGTTACTCAGGAGGAACCAACTAATTACAGTGCGACTAAGATGAATGCCGATAAAGCAGCTTCGATAAAAGATAATGAAATACAAGCTAAGGAAATCATTGACAAGGAATGTGAGGAAACTGTCGTTAATTCTCAACATCAAATCTCTTTGCCTCCACAAGCACAATGCACAACTACTGCAACTAATGTAATATCAGCACCATGTATACCTCAAAACTTAACTCAAAAATGTGATAATTATTCTCCTagcattcaaaatattaatcttaACCAGCAATCATctcaaaatatttctatagtaAATAATCAAACTCAAATATTAACTCCTCTTAGCCAATCTCAAACTGCTTCTTCTGAAAATCTATCACTTCCTAAGTCTTCACCTATATTGTTATCTAAACCTTCTAATCACACTGATAACTTTGTACCACTTTCCCACGCACAAAAGCCATCATCAGATCAATTGATACAACAAAATGTTGCTAAACCAGTATTTCCGAGTCAAAAATCTGAAAAGGACCTTTCGGAGTCTGAATCTGTAGCTTCAAAATCAAGTACTGACCCTGCTAACGtgataaaaattaatgaaacacaATCTGTGGAATCTCTTCATGGTAGCATGGACTCTCAGAAACGGATAGTAGATGATAAAAAGAATGAAAGATTTAGCAATGAACAACTCAATAAGATTTCTGGTAAAGAATCTGTGGAAAGAAAATCTAGTGGATCTGGATCTGAGAAGAGGAGCAGACCATATGGTGGAAGTGGATATGCTGTCTATAATAGAGGCTGGGGACAGAGAGAATCTCGAGGACGACGCTCACATCGCAGCTCTCGTTCTAACAATAGGGCCAGTGAATCCGATGGTTCCACAGATGGTGCTCCAAACAATGAGCGGAGAGAACGACGTAGGGCTCCACGTAGTCCTCGCGGCCCCAAGAAATCTGATAAGCCCGAAGACAATAGGCCACCATCGCAAGATATTCCAGTTGTTACTGATGGTTTagagaatagagaacctttcgCACCTCGAGGCCAGCCGTCACGTCGTGGTAGGGGTGGTTTCCAAGGCGCTAGTCGCCCGCCCGCACCTGCTAAAAGAGTAGCTGGATATGGACCCCCTAATACAAAAAGTCCTTTCAGTCAAGCTAATAGAGCCGTGAAGGAAAATGAAGAAGTGAAAGATAATGTCCAACTTGATGACAAAGGCAAGGGTAATAATAAGTCGTCCCGTCCAGGTTCGTCTTCTGGCAGGGGACGCGATCGTCGACCGAAAGGCGCGGGTCCACTTAGTGGCGAAGACGAAAACTGGGAAACAACGTCTGAACATTCCGAAGGTGGTGGAACCTCGGGTCGTCGTCGCTCAGTTCCTGGACGACCGCCTGGCCAATCCCAAAAAGGTCAAGGGGGACGTAATCAGAATCCTGGGAATCGTCAAAATAACAGCCGTAATGCCCAAGGACCTAAAAAAGATGCTTTGGGTGATAAATCGGCGGACATTACAGAGGCTATGTCTGATCTGAAAGTTACTACTGCCAAAAAGGATGATGATATTGTAGATGATGGATTCCAAGAGGTGCGTAATAAGAAAAATTCTAAGGAGGTTCGAGCGCCCACAAAAGAAGAAAACCCACATGTTGTAAAGCAACCCAGATCTCATTCTAATCAAGGGGGAGGTCGCAATGGATCTTCCTCAAGGAATTCTAATGATAAGCCGAATTCACGAGGCTCAGCACCTATTTCCGCAAAATCTAATCCACAATATGACCGACCTCGGCAAGCCAATTTGGCGCCGCGATTTGTTAAGCAAAGGCAGAAACAACAAATGTGTTTAGTAGGTGGCTTTAGACCGGACACCGGAGCAGCCCCCCCACCACCGCCTGTAAATGCCTGGGATAAACCAATATCTCAGAGCTTACGTGGCAACGTTGACGAAAATCAAGAAATAGTTGAAAGTAAATCGACTCAGTCGAGCCAACGTAGTACTCCAGCCGAGGTCCCGACTGAAACAAAAACAGCCACGGCTACTTGTCCTCTTATTGCTGATAAATCTGGCGTATTAGATGGTACTACGATTCCCAAGGAGACTATCATATTTGAAAACACTAACTATAAAACTGCGCCCCCTGATGAAGCATTGCAACAAAAATATCAACTCAACCCTAACATACCTAAATCACAAGCTGAAGAAATGTCCGCCGAGCTGGAAACGCGGCCGTTAACCTTTAATGGTGACGTCAGATCGCGGCCTAGATCTATACAAGAGCTTATGGCGGATAGCAGTAGGCCAGCGAGTGAAGGAGACACCACCCTGGGATTACAAATGTCCTTTGATACGTCACAAAAAGCTGAAGACTCTTCAGATATGAAGTTAGACTTCACATTCGAAACCGACCTCGCGCAACTCACAGACGACAAATCGGCAAAGGCGTTAGGATTGCCACGTGGCGTACATATGAGCACGTCGAACACTATTTCTCCATTGGCGGCAGATCTCAATTTAAAAATCGCCAGTGTTAAGAAAGTTTGGGAAATGCCTGCAGTGGCAGAAGGCAGTGAGGAATTACAGTTTGCCGGATTTGAAGAAACAAATACAGAGAGCGCCCCTCCAAATGTGTGCAAAGTGAAACCAACCCAACAACTGCAATCTCCGCCACCTCAACATTACAATCATGTAGGATACCAGGCAGGGTATGGCGGGCTCTCAGTTCCGTCACCGCCTGCCGTCCTGTTTAACTCGTCACAGCAGCTACTGAGCTCTTCACAACAGCTTCCTCAACAAGGTGGTCTCTATGGAGCCTTTCTTGATCAGAGTCGTGGACAATTTGGAGGATTCCCCGGAACTCCTTATGGTGCGGGCTCCGCGGCGCCGTATAATTATCAGCCTCCACCAGATATGTTTCAGAGCCTTCCAAGTCAGTACAGAATG gcGGCTGCAGGCGGCGGAGCAGCATTCGGCCAATCTGGTCAGTTAGGCAACAGCCCCAGTACAGTTCTCATCTCAAGTACATCTAACTCGCTTATGTCGGCGACCGTTAAACCGTCTACTCAGCAAATAGGCGCCATAG GCAGCAAAGGCGGTGGCGTCGGTGGCGTAGGGGGAGTGGGTGGCGTAAGCACTTACCAGCAGCCGTACTTGGGATACTCCGCGCCGGTGGGCGAGGCGCCGTACTCTCTTCAGGGTCTGCTGCCGCGACCCGCGCCGCCCGCGTCCTCGTACTACTCGCACTATCAGCCGCCCGCCGCTCCCGCGCCCACTTACCCGCTCCAATTCACGCAGCCAGCGCAGTCTGGCGCCTTCGGATCACAATTTTTATCTTCGCAACTTCAAGTCGCCGTCCAGCAGATGCAG CAACAGCAGTACCGCGCGCCGCTTCAGCAACAATACCCGCCGCCCCAACCGCAACCGCGACCGCCGCCACAACAGCAACTCAAAAGCCCGTTGCACGAGCACGCCAACGGTTTTGCTCCACTGTGCGAAGCAGCATCGCCGACTCCCAAGGGCGGCAACAAGCCACAAAAGCCGCCTCACTCGCCGCCGCAGCATAAATaccacgcgccgccgccgcacccCCCGCCTGCGCACACGCCTCACCAACATCACCAGCAGCAG ATGGTGAGCGGCGGCAACAACGGGCGGTGCGGTGGCGGCAACGCGATGGGCCGCGGCGGCATGGCGGCTCCGCGCTACCCTGCGCCTATTCAGCGGCCGCACGCGCCGGCACTGCCGCTGTACCGCGCGCCGGCGCCGCTGCGCACTCACCACACGCAGCAGCGCCCCAACCTGTACTACCATCACCACCAACGCAGTCAGTATTTGCCACCGTCGCCTAGTTACGGTATTGTGGTGTCCCCGCTGACCGGTGGCTCGTTGTGCGCAGacggcggaggcggcggcgaGCGTGCGCCGGAAGGTGGCgaggcggcgggcggcggcgaggAGGGCGTGGAGACGGCGCCGCCGCCggacgcgccgcccgcgcccgccgccgagGTGAAGGCCGACTGA